In Candidatus Poribacteria bacterium, the genomic window TGTAATCTATGCTAGCTAAAGCCGTGTCCTTGTCAACGTGAATGGCATCGTATTCACACGCCTTCTCACATCTTCTGCATCCTATGCATCCGACCGTGCAGGCTTTCGTTACCTCTCCGGGAGATGCCTTCGAGCTGCACCTCACGAAAACCCTCGCGTCCTCGGGGACAAGCGAGATCAGCCCTCTCGGACACGCCTTCACGCATGCGCCACATCCCACACATTTCTCCCTGTCAATCACGGGCAACCCGTTTTCATCCATGCTCAAAGCGCCGAATTGGCAGGCCGCGACGCAATCTCCAAACCCAAGACAGCCATATTCGCACTTCTTGAACCCACCTCCCACCAGGTTGGCAGCCTCACAGGTCGTTATGCCGATGTAACTGAACCTCGGGCCGCTCTCCTCTCTGCCGCCCATGCAGAACAGTTGGGCAACCTTCGGCTGGAATTCCCCCGCCTCCGTGCCTAGGAGCGAGGCCAACTTCAATGCCACCTCCTTCCCGCCGACGACGCATTCGCTCGGCTTCCTCTTGCCTGCCGCCAACTCCCTCGCGAAGGCCTTACATCCCGCACATCCACACGCCCCGCAATCCGCACCGGGCAGTATGTTCATTATTTCCTCGACCTTCTCGTCCTCCGTGACGGCCAGTTTTCTGGCTATATAGGCCAAGCCAAACCCGAACAGGAGACCCATACCTCCCAATATCGCGATTGCCGGGATTATAGTATCGGCCATTTGACGTTCCTCCGATCTATTTTAAGAGGGTCACGGTTCCGGCAAACCCCTGAAATGCCATCGACAATATGCCCGCTATCAGCAGGGCTATGGGAACCCCCTCAAGCGCCTTGGGCAGATCCACGTATTCCAGTTGTTCCCTTATCCCAGCCATGATTATCATGGCTATGCCAAAACCCACACCGGCGCCGAGGGAGTAGACCAGGGAGTTATGAAACGTGAACTCGCGGTTTATGTTTATGAGGGTCACGCCCAGGATAGCGCAGTTCGTCGTGATGAGGGGCAGGTATATACCGAAGACGTCATACATCCTCTCCGCGAATCGGCGCATGAATGTCTCGATCAACTGAACCAACGTCCCTATCACCAGTATGAAGGCTGGTATCTTCAGGAACTCCAGGCCGTATCTCTTAAGCAGGAAGTAGTAGATCATCCACGTGAAGATGGAGGCTATGAACATGACGAAGATGACGGCTCCGCTCATGGCCAATGCCGGGCCCTTCTTCCTGGAGACGCCCAAAAACGGACAGATGCCCAGGAAGTTGGTTAGGACGAAATTGTTCAGGACCGCCGCGGTGAAAAACACAAAGAATATCTCCTTCATCTTCTCTCCTCCAATCGCCTGCTTACCAGGTTCATCAATCCCAAAAGCAATCCGAGGCTGAGCAAAGCCCCCGGAGGAACTATCATTATCACCATCGGCTCATACGGTTTTGCGAGGATCTGATGGGAGAATATGGTCCCAAACCCGAAAAGCTCCCTTATCGAGCCAAGCACTACGAGTACCAATGTGAATCCTATGCCCATGCCAAGGGCGTCCAGTATGGAATCTCCCAACGGCCTCTTGGATGCAAACGCTTCCACCCTTCCCAGGATCAGGCAGTTAACGACGATCAACGGCACGTAGATCCCCAAGACTTTGTGCATCTCCCTGTAATACGCCGCCAGGGTGTAATCCACGATCGTGACGAAGCTGGCTATGACGACGATGAAGATCGGTATACGGATCCTAGATGGTATCCATCTCCTGAAGATCGAGATCAATGATGAGGAGAAGAGAAGGACGAAGGTGGTGGCGAGCCCCATCGTCAGACCATTTGCCGCTTTGTTCGTGACGGCCAGGGTCGGGCAAAACCCAAGCAGCACCCGAAGCACAGGCAGATCCGTCCACAATCCTTTCGTGAAGTTTTTCAGGTTCATCCTTTCCTCCTCGCCTTAAGGACTGCTTTCATCGTCCTCACTATTCCGCCTATCACGGCGCTTGAGGAGATGGTGGCGCCGGTTATCGTGTCGTATTTCTCCTGAGGTCTCAGTCTCCCTTTAAGCTTGTTCAGAAAATCCTCCTCCTCGATCCTTGAGCCGAGGCCAGGGGTTTCAGCTTGTTCGAGCACCTTCACCCCCAGAACCTCAGGGACGGCCGGATCGAAACCGATCAAAAGCCTGATGGCCCCCTGATATCCCCCGACGCTCACGGAAGCCGCGTAGACCGTTTTCCCATCCTTGCTTCCTTTATAGAGGGCGATGAGGGCTACGTTTGCCTTTAAGACATCGAAGAGCTCGCCTTCGGTTATCGGGTTATAGTCGATCTTCGTCTCGGGCAGCACGTTCGAAAGGGACTCGCGCAATTCCTTCTCCCTGTTCTGCTCTATTATCGGCTTCGTATGTTGGTAGACGAACGAGAGGGAGAAAGCCGATACGGAGCAGACGAAGCCCAGGATTATCGAAAGCCTTATTATATCTTTCACTTTCTCACCCTCACTTTGCCGAAGGCGGTCGGTCTTATAAGGGAGTTTATAAGGGGTGTGAAGCCGTTCATGAT contains:
- a CDS encoding RnfABCDGE type electron transport complex subunit B — encoded protein: MADTIIPAIAILGGMGLLFGFGLAYIARKLAVTEDEKVEEIMNILPGADCGACGCAGCKAFARELAAGKRKPSECVVGGKEVALKLASLLGTEAGEFQPKVAQLFCMGGREESGPRFSYIGITTCEAANLVGGGFKKCEYGCLGFGDCVAACQFGALSMDENGLPVIDREKCVGCGACVKACPRGLISLVPEDARVFVRCSSKASPGEVTKACTVGCIGCRRCEKACEYDAIHVDKDTALASIDYTKCTACGACVEVCPRKIIEIEEIEAERSEAA
- a CDS encoding RnfABCDGE type electron transport complex subunit A, whose protein sequence is MKEIFFVFFTAAVLNNFVLTNFLGICPFLGVSRKKGPALAMSGAVIFVMFIASIFTWMIYYFLLKRYGLEFLKIPAFILVIGTLVQLIETFMRRFAERMYDVFGIYLPLITTNCAILGVTLININREFTFHNSLVYSLGAGVGFGIAMIIMAGIREQLEYVDLPKALEGVPIALLIAGILSMAFQGFAGTVTLLK
- the rsxE gene encoding electron transport complex subunit RsxE; this encodes MNLKNFTKGLWTDLPVLRVLLGFCPTLAVTNKAANGLTMGLATTFVLLFSSSLISIFRRWIPSRIRIPIFIVVIASFVTIVDYTLAAYYREMHKVLGIYVPLIVVNCLILGRVEAFASKRPLGDSILDALGMGIGFTLVLVVLGSIRELFGFGTIFSHQILAKPYEPMVIMIVPPGALLSLGLLLGLMNLVSRRLEERR
- a CDS encoding RnfABCDGE type electron transport complex subunit G, with translation MKDIIRLSIILGFVCSVSAFSLSFVYQHTKPIIEQNREKELRESLSNVLPETKIDYNPITEGELFDVLKANVALIALYKGSKDGKTVYAASVSVGGYQGAIRLLIGFDPAVPEVLGVKVLEQAETPGLGSRIEEEDFLNKLKGRLRPQEKYDTITGATISSSAVIGGIVRTMKAVLKARRKG